One window of the Aptenodytes patagonicus chromosome 5, bAptPat1.pri.cur, whole genome shotgun sequence genome contains the following:
- the HMX2 gene encoding homeobox protein HMX2, with translation MSSKEDPSKCCPAAAPVSSFTIQSILGSGSAEPPREAGGRVAAWPARGRTLSLSSEDEEPEESWKHRGCFCSEAQGPAEACHKHQPLSFTCLGSAKGSGAAAAGSGERGAFLSPPQQDCKDEKEKPLGPPSPSCGDRQRDGGDRQAGTAKKKTRTVFSRSQVYQLESTFDMKRYLSSSERACLASSLQLTETQVKTWFQNRRNKWKRQLSAELEAANMAHASAQTLVGMPLVFRDNSLLRVPVPRSIAFPAPLYYPGSNLSALPLYNLYNKIDY, from the exons ATGAGCAGCAAGGAAGACCCGAGCAAGTGCTGTCCGGCGGCTGCTCCCGTCTCCAGTTTCACCATCCAGTCCATCCTGGGCAGCGGCAGCGCCGAGCCCCCCCGGGAGGCCGGCGGCAGGGTGGCCGCCTGGCCCGCCCGCGGCCGgaccctctccctctcctcgGAGGACGAGGAGCCGGAGGAGAGCTGGAAGCACCGCGGCTGCTTCTGCTCCGAGGCTCAGGGCCCCGCCGAGGCGTGCCACAAGCACCAGCCCCTCAGTTTCACCTGTCTCG GCAGCGCCaaggggagcggagcggcggcggcgggcagcggggagcggggggccTTCCTCTCGCCCCCCCAGCAGGACTGTAAGGACGAGAAGGAGAAGCCGCTGGGACCCCCCTCGCCTTCCTGCGGGGACCGGCAGCGCGACGGCGGGGACCGGCAGGCCGGCACAGCCAAGAAGAAGACGCGCACGGTGTTCAGCCGCAGCCAGGTCTATCAGCTGGAGTCCACCTTCGACATGAAGCGCTACTTGAGCAGCTCGGAGCGGgcctgcctggcctccagcctGCAGCTCACCGAGACCCAGGTGAAGACCTGGTTCCAGAACCGCAGGAACAAGTGGAAACGGCAGCTCTCGGCCGAGCTGGAGGCGGCCAACATGGCCCACGCCTCGGCGCAGACTCTAGTGGGGATGCCGCTGGTGTTCAGAGACAATTCCCTCCTCCGAGTGCCAGTGCCCCGGTCCATCGCCTTCCCCGCCCCTCTCTACTACCCCGGCAGCAACCTCTCGGCCTTACCGCTCTACAACCTCTACAACAAGATCGACTACTGA
- the HMX3 gene encoding homeobox protein HMX3 has translation MPETGQEPPSAPPPPPKESFYIKNLLNGDPPKAPPKQPRALFAPSGKAAVDGAGFALSQVGDLAFPRFEIPAPRFALSAHCLERAQTWWYPYALTPAGAHLPRTEAAEKSLLRDSSPASGTDRDSPEPLLKAEGEQKELDSKSPDEIVLEESDSEEAKKEGGAEDWKKREESPEKKPCRKKKTRTVFSRSQVFQLESTFDMKRYLSSSERAGLAASLHLTETQVKIWFQNRRNKWKRQLAAELEAANLSHAAAQRIVRVPILYHENSGAEGGAGGGGAPGTQPLLTFPHPVYYSHPVVTSVPLLRPV, from the exons ATGCCGGAGACCGGGCAGGAGCCGcccagcgccccgccgccgccccccaaGGAGTCCTTCTACATCAAGAACCTGCTCAACGGCGACCCCCCCAAGGCGCCCCCCAAGCAGCCGCGGGCGCTGTTCGCCCCCTCGGGCAAGGCGGCGGTGGACGGCGCCGGCTTCGCCCTCTCGCAGGTGGGCGACCTCGCCTTCCCCCGCTTCGAGATCCCGGCGCCGCGCTTCGCCCTGAGCGCCCACTGCCTGGAGCGCGCCCAGACCTGGTGGTACCCCTACGCCCTGACGCCGGCCGGAGCCCACCTGCCCCGCACGGAAG CCGCGGAGAAATCCCTGCTGAGGGACTCGTCCCCCGCCTCGGGCACCGACCGGGACTCCCCGGAGCCGCTGCTGAAGGCGGAGGGGGAGCAGAAGGAGCTGGACTCCAAGAGCCCCGACGAGATCGTCCTGGAGGAGAGCGACTCGGAGGAGGCGAAGAAGGAGGGAGGCGCGGAGGACTGGAAGAAGCGGGAGGAGAGCCCGGAGAAGAAGCCCTGCCGCAAGAAGAAGACGCGCACGGTGTTCAGCCGCAGCCAGGTCTTCCAGCTGGAGTCCACCTTCGACATGAAGCGCTACCTGAGCAGCTCGGAGCGGGCCGGCCTGGCCGCCTCCCTGCACCTGACAGAGACCCAGGTGAAGATCTGGTTCCAAAATCGCCGCAACaagtggaagaggcagctggCGGCCGAGCTGGAGGCGGCCAACCTCAGCCACGCCGCCGCGCAGCGCATCGTCCGCGTCCCCATCCTCTACCACGAGAACTCGGGCGCggaggggggcgcggggggcggcggagccCCCGGCACCCAGCCCCTGCTCACCTTCCCTCACCCCGTCTACTATTCCCACCCCGTGGTCACCTCCGTGCCGCTCCTGCGGCCCGTCtga